One Brassica oleracea var. oleracea cultivar TO1000 chromosome C7, BOL, whole genome shotgun sequence genomic window carries:
- the LOC106305763 gene encoding cadmium/zinc-transporting ATPase HMA2-like isoform X1 — translation MTFKNEKKMTKSYFDVLGICCTSEVPLIENILESLDGIKEYSVIVPSKTVIVVHDSLIISQFHIVKALNQARLEANVRVTGETSFKNKWPSPFAVVSGVLLLLSFFKYLYSPFRWLAVAAVVAGIYPILAKSVASIARTRIDINVLVVITVGATLGMQDYTEAAAVVFLFTIAEWLQSRASYKASAVMQSLMSLAPQNAVIAETGEEVEVDELKINTVIAVKAGETIPIDGVVVDGNCEVDEKTLTGEAFPVPKLRDSTVWAGTINLNGYITVKTTSLAEDCVVAKMAKLVEEAQNSKTETQRFIDQCSKYYTPAIIIISLSFVVIPFALKAHNMKHWLHLALVVLVSACPCGLILSTPVATFCALTKAATSGLLIKGADYLETLAKIKTVAFDKTGTITRGEFIVIDFKSLSRDISLHRLLYWVSSVESKSSHPIAAALVDYAKSVYVEPKPEAVEDYQNFPGEGIYGKIDDKEVYIGNKRIASRAGCSSVPDTDVDTKGGKTVGYVYVGETLAGSFNLSDACRSGVAQAMKELKSLGIKTAMLTGDNQAAAMHAQEQLGNAIDIIHAELLPEGKSEIIKEFKREGPTAMVGDGLNDAPALATADIGISMGISGSALATETGNIILMSNDIRRIPQGIRLARRAKRKVVENVVLSITMKGAILGLAFAGYPLIWAAVLADVGTCLLVILNSMLLLRDKQKGGNKCYRSSSPPCVLNGEKHEGGAAGDMEAGLLPPTRSDKHCKSSCCGKKKQKKVMKPHHGHSGCCDKKQKENVKIVRKSCDSGCCGSGNKTQQPDQDEGCHDMLSEEIRLDVGDGGDCKSVCCGTGTIQQEGSSNLVNLDGEVKVSVTGCCSRPAEHVVASLKVKSNGHFESSKEDKEETCSEVKMNCGNRERSHSHDHHHA, via the exons ATGACGTTCAAGAACGAGAAGAAGATGACGAAGAGTTACTTCGACGTTCTTGGAATCTGCTGTACATCAGAAGTTCCTCTGATCGAGAATATCCTCGAGTCTCTAGACGGAATCAAGGAATATTCCGTCATTGTGCCGTCAAAAACCGTCATTGTTGTCCATGATAGCCTCATCATCTCCCAGTTTCACATTG TTAAGGCACTTAACCAAGCCAGGCTAGAAGCAAACGTGAGGGTAACCGGAGAAACGAGCTTTAAAAATAAATGGCCAAGTCCATTCGCGGTTGTTTCCGGCGTTCTCCTCCTCCTTTCATTCTTCAAATATCTCTACTCTCCGTTCCGTTGGCTCGCCGTCGCAGCTGTCGTCGCCGGAATATATCCAATACTAGCTAAATCTGTAGCATCCATTGCAAGGACTAGAATCGACATCAATGTTCTCGTTGTAATAACCG TGGGAGCAACACTCGGTATGCAAGACTACACAGAAGCTGCAGCTGTTGTCTTCTTATTCACAATAGCTGAGTGGCTCCAATCTAGGGCAAGCTACAAG GCAAGCGCGGTGATGCAGTCGCTAATGAGTTTAGCGCCACAGAATGCGGTGATTGCAGAGACAGGAGAAGAAGTTGAAGTGGATGAGCTCAAGATCAACACTGTTATAGCAGTCAAAGCTGGCGAAACCATACCTATTGATGGAGTTGTTGTGGATGGAAACTGTGAGGTTGATGAGAAAACTTTAACCGGTGAAGCCTTCCCTGTGCCTAAACTGAGAGATTCAACTGTTTGGGCTGGAACCATTAATCTAAATGGTTACATAACCGTGAAAACAACTTCTCTAGCTGAGGATTGTGTTGTTGCAAAGATGGCTAAGCTAGTGGAAGAAGCTCAGAACAGCAAAACCGAGACTCAGAGATTTATAGACCAATGTTCTAAGTACTATACTCCAG CGATCATCATAATATCACTCTCTTTTGTGGTTATCCCATTCGCTTTAAAGGCTCACAACATGAAACATTGGCTGCACTTAGCACTAGTTGTGTTAGTAAGCGCTTGTCCTTGTGGTCTTATTCTCTCAACACCAGTAGCCACTTTCTGTGCTCTCACTAAGGCAGCCACATCAGGACTTTTGATCAAAGGAGCTGATTATCTTGAGACCTTAGCCAAGATCAAAACCGTTGCTTTTGACAAAACTGGGACCATCACTAGAGGCGAGTTCATCGTCATTGATTTCAAGTCACTCTCCAGAGATATAAGCCTGCACAGATTGCTTTACTG GGTATCAAGCGTGGAGAGCAAGTCAAGCCATCCAATAGCTGCTGCACTTGTGGACTATGCAAAATCTGTCTATGTTGAACCAAAGCCTGAAGCGGTTGAGGACTATCAGAACTTTCCAGGAGAAGGTATCTATGGGAAGATTGATGACAAAGAAGTCTATATTGGGAACAAAAGGATTGCCTCCAGAGCTGGATGTTCATCAG TTCCAGATACCGATGTTGATACTAAAGGAGGAAAGACTGTTGGATATGTCTATGTTGGAGAAACACTTGCTGGTAGCTTCAATCTCTCAGATGCTTGTAGATCTGGTGTAGCTCAAGCGATGAAAGAACTGAAATCTTTAGGGATTAAGACTGCAATGCTTACTGGAGATAACCAAGCTGCAGCAATGCATGCTCAAGAACAG CTAGGGAATGCTATAGATATCATTCATGCAGAGCTTCTTCCAGAAGGCAAATCTGAAATCATCAAAGAGTTTAAGAGAGAAGGTCCAACGGCTATGGTGGGAGATGGATTGAATGATGCACCAGCTTTGGCTACGGCTGATATTGGCATCTCAATGGGTATCTCAGGCTCAGCTCTTGCAACAGAGACTGGCAATATAATCTTGATGTCTAATGACATCAGGAGAATACCACAAGGGATAAGGCTTGCACGCAGAGCTAAAAGGAAAGTGGTGGAGAATGTGGTCTTGTCCATCACTATGAAAGGAGCAATTCTTGGTTTGGCATTTGCTGGTTACCCGTTGATTTGGGCAGCTGTGCTTGCAGATGTGGGGACTTGTCTACTTGTGATTCTTAATAGCATGTTGTTGCTTAGGGATAAACAAAAAGGTGGAAACAAATGTTATAGGTCTTCTTCTCCTCCTTGTGTCTTAAACGGGGAGAAACATGAAGGTGGTGCTGCTGGGGACATGGAAGCAGGCTTGTTACCACCAACGAGGAGTGATAAGCATTGCAAGTCAAGCTGTTGTGGAAAGAAGAAACAGAAGAAAGTGATGAAGCCGCACCATGGTCACTCTGGTTGTTGTGACAAGAAACAGAAAGAAAATGTAAAGATTGTGAGGAAGAGCTGTGACTCAGGGTGTTGTGGTAGTGGTAACAAGACTCAGCAACCAGACCAAGACGAGGGCTGTCATGACATGCTATCGGAGGAGATAAGACTTGACGTTGGTGATGGTGGTGATTGCAAGTCCGTTTGTTGTGGAACTGGCACAATTCAACAAGAAGGTTCTTCAAACTTAGTCAATCTGGATGGAGAAGTGAAAGTCTCGGTCACAGGTTGTTGCTCAAGGCCTGCTGAACATGTGGTAGCTAGCTTGAAAGTGAAGAGCAATGGGCACTTTGAAAGTTCCAAGGAAGATAAAGAAGAGACCTGTTCTGAGGTGAAAATGAACTGTGGTAACAGGGAGAGGAGTCACAGTCATGATCACCACCATGCTTGA
- the LOC106305763 gene encoding cadmium/zinc-transporting ATPase HMA2-like isoform X2 has product MTFKNEKKMTKSYFDVLGICCTSEVPLIENILESLDGIKEYSVIVPSKTVIVVHDSLIISQFHIVKALNQARLEANVRVTGETSFKNKWPSPFAVVSGVLLLLSFFKYLYSPFRWLAVAAVVAGIYPILAKSVASIARTRIDINVLVVITVGATLGMQDYTEAAAVVFLFTIAEWLQSRASYKASAVMQSLMSLAPQNAVIAETGEEVEVDELKINTVIAVKAGETIPIDGVVVDGNCEVDEKTLTGEAFPVPKLRDSTVWAGTINLNGYITVKTTSLAEDCVVAKMAKLVEEAQNSKTETQRFIDQCSKYYTPAIIIISLSFVVIPFALKAHNMKHWLHLALVVLVSACPCGLILSTPVATFCALTKAATSGLLIKGADYLETLAKIKTVAFDKTGTITRGEFIVIDFKSLSRDISLHRLLYWVSSVESKSSHPIAAALVDYAKSVYVEPKPEAVEDYQNFPGEGIYGKIDDKEVYIGNKRIASRAGCSSDTDVDTKGGKTVGYVYVGETLAGSFNLSDACRSGVAQAMKELKSLGIKTAMLTGDNQAAAMHAQEQLGNAIDIIHAELLPEGKSEIIKEFKREGPTAMVGDGLNDAPALATADIGISMGISGSALATETGNIILMSNDIRRIPQGIRLARRAKRKVVENVVLSITMKGAILGLAFAGYPLIWAAVLADVGTCLLVILNSMLLLRDKQKGGNKCYRSSSPPCVLNGEKHEGGAAGDMEAGLLPPTRSDKHCKSSCCGKKKQKKVMKPHHGHSGCCDKKQKENVKIVRKSCDSGCCGSGNKTQQPDQDEGCHDMLSEEIRLDVGDGGDCKSVCCGTGTIQQEGSSNLVNLDGEVKVSVTGCCSRPAEHVVASLKVKSNGHFESSKEDKEETCSEVKMNCGNRERSHSHDHHHA; this is encoded by the exons ATGACGTTCAAGAACGAGAAGAAGATGACGAAGAGTTACTTCGACGTTCTTGGAATCTGCTGTACATCAGAAGTTCCTCTGATCGAGAATATCCTCGAGTCTCTAGACGGAATCAAGGAATATTCCGTCATTGTGCCGTCAAAAACCGTCATTGTTGTCCATGATAGCCTCATCATCTCCCAGTTTCACATTG TTAAGGCACTTAACCAAGCCAGGCTAGAAGCAAACGTGAGGGTAACCGGAGAAACGAGCTTTAAAAATAAATGGCCAAGTCCATTCGCGGTTGTTTCCGGCGTTCTCCTCCTCCTTTCATTCTTCAAATATCTCTACTCTCCGTTCCGTTGGCTCGCCGTCGCAGCTGTCGTCGCCGGAATATATCCAATACTAGCTAAATCTGTAGCATCCATTGCAAGGACTAGAATCGACATCAATGTTCTCGTTGTAATAACCG TGGGAGCAACACTCGGTATGCAAGACTACACAGAAGCTGCAGCTGTTGTCTTCTTATTCACAATAGCTGAGTGGCTCCAATCTAGGGCAAGCTACAAG GCAAGCGCGGTGATGCAGTCGCTAATGAGTTTAGCGCCACAGAATGCGGTGATTGCAGAGACAGGAGAAGAAGTTGAAGTGGATGAGCTCAAGATCAACACTGTTATAGCAGTCAAAGCTGGCGAAACCATACCTATTGATGGAGTTGTTGTGGATGGAAACTGTGAGGTTGATGAGAAAACTTTAACCGGTGAAGCCTTCCCTGTGCCTAAACTGAGAGATTCAACTGTTTGGGCTGGAACCATTAATCTAAATGGTTACATAACCGTGAAAACAACTTCTCTAGCTGAGGATTGTGTTGTTGCAAAGATGGCTAAGCTAGTGGAAGAAGCTCAGAACAGCAAAACCGAGACTCAGAGATTTATAGACCAATGTTCTAAGTACTATACTCCAG CGATCATCATAATATCACTCTCTTTTGTGGTTATCCCATTCGCTTTAAAGGCTCACAACATGAAACATTGGCTGCACTTAGCACTAGTTGTGTTAGTAAGCGCTTGTCCTTGTGGTCTTATTCTCTCAACACCAGTAGCCACTTTCTGTGCTCTCACTAAGGCAGCCACATCAGGACTTTTGATCAAAGGAGCTGATTATCTTGAGACCTTAGCCAAGATCAAAACCGTTGCTTTTGACAAAACTGGGACCATCACTAGAGGCGAGTTCATCGTCATTGATTTCAAGTCACTCTCCAGAGATATAAGCCTGCACAGATTGCTTTACTG GGTATCAAGCGTGGAGAGCAAGTCAAGCCATCCAATAGCTGCTGCACTTGTGGACTATGCAAAATCTGTCTATGTTGAACCAAAGCCTGAAGCGGTTGAGGACTATCAGAACTTTCCAGGAGAAGGTATCTATGGGAAGATTGATGACAAAGAAGTCTATATTGGGAACAAAAGGATTGCCTCCAGAGCTGGATGTTCATCAG ATACCGATGTTGATACTAAAGGAGGAAAGACTGTTGGATATGTCTATGTTGGAGAAACACTTGCTGGTAGCTTCAATCTCTCAGATGCTTGTAGATCTGGTGTAGCTCAAGCGATGAAAGAACTGAAATCTTTAGGGATTAAGACTGCAATGCTTACTGGAGATAACCAAGCTGCAGCAATGCATGCTCAAGAACAG CTAGGGAATGCTATAGATATCATTCATGCAGAGCTTCTTCCAGAAGGCAAATCTGAAATCATCAAAGAGTTTAAGAGAGAAGGTCCAACGGCTATGGTGGGAGATGGATTGAATGATGCACCAGCTTTGGCTACGGCTGATATTGGCATCTCAATGGGTATCTCAGGCTCAGCTCTTGCAACAGAGACTGGCAATATAATCTTGATGTCTAATGACATCAGGAGAATACCACAAGGGATAAGGCTTGCACGCAGAGCTAAAAGGAAAGTGGTGGAGAATGTGGTCTTGTCCATCACTATGAAAGGAGCAATTCTTGGTTTGGCATTTGCTGGTTACCCGTTGATTTGGGCAGCTGTGCTTGCAGATGTGGGGACTTGTCTACTTGTGATTCTTAATAGCATGTTGTTGCTTAGGGATAAACAAAAAGGTGGAAACAAATGTTATAGGTCTTCTTCTCCTCCTTGTGTCTTAAACGGGGAGAAACATGAAGGTGGTGCTGCTGGGGACATGGAAGCAGGCTTGTTACCACCAACGAGGAGTGATAAGCATTGCAAGTCAAGCTGTTGTGGAAAGAAGAAACAGAAGAAAGTGATGAAGCCGCACCATGGTCACTCTGGTTGTTGTGACAAGAAACAGAAAGAAAATGTAAAGATTGTGAGGAAGAGCTGTGACTCAGGGTGTTGTGGTAGTGGTAACAAGACTCAGCAACCAGACCAAGACGAGGGCTGTCATGACATGCTATCGGAGGAGATAAGACTTGACGTTGGTGATGGTGGTGATTGCAAGTCCGTTTGTTGTGGAACTGGCACAATTCAACAAGAAGGTTCTTCAAACTTAGTCAATCTGGATGGAGAAGTGAAAGTCTCGGTCACAGGTTGTTGCTCAAGGCCTGCTGAACATGTGGTAGCTAGCTTGAAAGTGAAGAGCAATGGGCACTTTGAAAGTTCCAAGGAAGATAAAGAAGAGACCTGTTCTGAGGTGAAAATGAACTGTGGTAACAGGGAGAGGAGTCACAGTCATGATCACCACCATGCTTGA
- the LOC106303428 gene encoding uncharacterized protein LOC106303428, which translates to MGPLICAFGESGTRELHLRREANVCEAAASGHWLLPHARSDEAETPQIVLSTMTPPSDENGRDVYLWRNGEDHYVQKFSTKATWIRLREPSPLVPWSRLVWFKEEIPRCSFVTWMVALARLPTRDRLASWGMNVPTQCVLCLFGTESHSHLFFQCPFVAAIWAKFAAIPVLLAPVSIQALAGVIAHPQLAGVAGMDAVLKLILQVIVYCIWRERNVRIFQQVSTSVAEVFSRVDRLIKDRLLAISRHAQPPPSPSLLLLYLSLLPAGL; encoded by the coding sequence ATGGGACCCTTGATCTGTGCGTTTGGTGAATCTGGCACCAGAGAGCTTCATCTTCGAAGGGAGGCAAACGTGTGTGAGGCGGCTGCTAGTGGCCACTGGCTACTTCCTCATGCTCGGTCCGACGAGGCAGAGACTCCGCAGATTGTCCTCTCAACAATGACCCCTCCTTCTGATGAGAATGGCAGGGATGTCTATCTGTGGAGGAATGGAGAGGACCATTATGTCCAGAAGTTCTCGACCAAGGCTACTTGGATTAGGCTAAGAGAACCCTCACCTCTGGTACCATGGAGCAGACTAGTCTGGTTCAAGGAAGAAATACCGAGATGTTCTTTTGTTACTTGGATGGTGGCTCTCGCTAGGCTTCCCACCAGGGATCGGCTTGCTTCGTGGGGCATGAACGTTCCAACGCAGTGTGTTCTTTGTCTCTTCGGAACAGAGTCTCATTCTCATCTTTTCTTTCAATGTCCTTTTGTTGCAGCAATTTGGGCTAAGTTCGCTGCCATTCCAGTTCTGCTTGCTCCAGTCTCTATCCAAGCGCTTGCTGGTGTTATTGCTCATCCCCAACTCGCTGGAGTTGCTGGTATGGATGCTGTGCTGAAGCTTATATTGCAGGTAATTGTGTATTGCATCTGGCGGGAGCGTAACGTGCGCATCTTCCAGCAAGTCTCTACATCAGTTGCTGAAGTCTTCTCTCGGGTGGACCGTCTCATCAAGGACCGCCTGCTTGCCATCAGTCGTCACGCCCAACCTCCGCCATCGCCTTCGTTGCTCCTGCTCTATCTCTCTTTGTTGCCCGCGGGTCTGTAA
- the LOC106306795 gene encoding villin-4-like, whose protein sequence is MSVSMRDLDPAFQGAGQKAGIEVWRIENFSPTPIPKSSIGRFFTGDSYIVLKTTALKTGALRHDIHYWLGKDTSQDEAGTAAVKTVELDAALGGRAVQYREVQGHETEKFLSYFKPCIIPQEGGVASGFKHVEAEEHITRLFVCRGKHVVHVKEVAFARSSLTHDDIYILDTKSKIFQFNGSNSSIQERAKALEVVQYIKDTYHDGTCEVATVEDGRLMADADSGEFWGFFGGFAPLPRKTANEEDKTYTSDIKKLFCVEKGQANPVEGDSLKREMLDTSKCYILDCGLEVFVWMGRTTSLDDRKVASGATEEMIRSSERPKSQMIRIIEGFETVTFRSKFDTWAQVTNTTVSEDGRGRVAALLQRQGVNVRGLMKAAPPKEEIQAFIDCTGNLQVWRVNGQQKILLQAADHSKFYSGDCYVFQYSYPGEEKEEVLIGTWFGKQSVEEERASAVSMASKMVESMKFVPAQARIYEGKEPVQFFVIMQTFIVFKGGISSGYKKYIAEKEVGDDTYNENGLALFRIQGSGPENMQAIQVDPVASSLNSSYCYILHNDSSVFTWTGNLATSTDQELVERQLDLIKPNLQTRAQKEGSESDQFWELLGGKTEYSSQKLTKEPESDPHLFSCTFTKEILKVTEIYNFTQDDLMTEDIFIVDCHSEIFVWVGQEVVPKNKLQALTIGEKFIEKDSLLEKLSPEAPIYVIMEGGEPSFFTRFFTSWDSSKSAMHGNSFQRKLRIVKNVGTPVAEKPKRRTPASYGGRASVPDKSQQRSRSMSFSPDRVRVRGRSPAFNALAATFESQNARNLSTPPPVVRKLYPRSVTPDSSKLAPKSSAISSRSALFEQQLKTPPQEPSIPKSLKASPKTPEAPAPGSNSNGKEEEKENGKEEEKSMSSRIEYLTIQEDAKEGVEDEEDLPAYPYERLKTTSADPISDIDVTRREAYLSSEEFKEKFGMTKEAFYKLPKWKQNKFKMAVQLF, encoded by the exons ATGTCTGTTTCCATGAGAGACTTGGATCCAGCTTTCCAAGGAGCTGGACAGAAAGC CGGTATTGAGGTATGGCGTATAGAGAACTTCAGCCCTACCCCCATCCCAAAGTCTTCCATTGGGAGGTTTTTCACCGGAGACTCTTACATAGTATTGAAG ACAACAGCGTTAAAAACGGGTGCATTGCGCCATGATATCCATTACTGGCTTGGTAAAGATACCTCTCAG GATGAAGCTGGGACTGCTGCAGTTAAAACGGTTGAATTAGATGCAGCTCTAGGAGGCCGTGCTGTTCAGTATCGTGAAGTCCAAGGCCACGAAACCGAGAAATTCTTGTCGTATTTTAAGCCATGTATCATACCTCAAGAAGGTGGAGTAGCTTCAGGATTCAAACATGTGGAAGCTGAAGAACATATTACCCGCTTGTTCGTCTGTAGAGGAAAACATGTGGTCCATGTCAAAGAG GTTGCTTTTGCTCGGAGTTCTTTAACCCATGACGATATTTACATTCTTGACACAAAGTCCAAGATCTTCCAGTTCAATGGATCCAATTCAAGTATCCAAGAGAGAGCAAAAGCACTTGAAGTGGTTCAATACATTAAAGACACTTACCATGATGGGACATGTGAAGTTGCTACTGTTG AGGATGGGAGACTTATGGCTGATGCTGATAGTGGAGAGTTTTGGGGTTTCTTTGGTGGGTTTGCTCCCTTACCTAGAAAAACAGCTAATGAAGAAGACAAAACTTACACTTCAGATATCAAAAAATTATTCTG TGTGGAGAAGGGACAAGCAAATCCTGTTGAAGGCGATTCTTTGAAAAGAGAGATGCTGGATACAAGCAAGTGTTACATTCTTGATTGTGGACTCGAAGTGTTTGTTTGGATGGGAAGAACAACATCTCTTGATGATAGAAAAGTTGCGAGTGGAGCAACAGAA GAAATGATCCGTTCCTCTGAACGACCCAAATCGCAAATGATCCGCATAATAGAAGGGTTTGAGACCGTTACATTCAGATCAAAGTTTGATACATGGGCCCAAGTAACTAATACAACTGTGTCAGAGGATGGTAGAGGCAGAGTTGCTG CACTTTTGCAACGACAAGGAGTGAATGTGAGAGGGCTAATGAAAGCTGCTCCACCTAAAGAAGAGATCCAAGCTTTCATTGATTGCACTGGGAATCTGCAGGTGTGGCGTGTGAATGGTCAGCAAAAGATTCTCCTACAAGCTGCTGATCATTCGAAATTCTATAGTGGAGATTGCTATGTTTTCCAGTATTCTTATCCCGGAGAAGAAAAAGAAGAAGTTCTTATAGGAACTTGGTTCGGAAAGCAAAGTGTGGAG GAAGAAAGAGCTTCTGCAGTCTCTATGGCGAGCAAAATGGTTGAGTCCATGAAGTTTGTACCAGCTCAA GCTCGCATCTATGAAGGAAAGGAACCTGTTCAGTTCTTTGTCATTATGCAAACCTTTATCGTTTTCAAG GGTGGTATTAGCAGTGGGTACAAGAAATACATAGCAGAGAAAGAAGTTGGTGATGATACGTATAATGAGAATGGTCTTGCTCTATTCCGCATTCAAGGGTCTGGTCCTGAAAATATGCAAGCCATACAAGTTGACCCT GTTGCTTCATCACTGAACTCCTCATACTGCTACATACTACATAATGATTCTTCTGTCTTTACTTGGACTGGGAATCTAGCAACCTCAACTGACCAGGAACTTGTTGAGAGGCAGCTAGATCTTATTAAG CCAAACCTACAGACTAGAGCACAAAAGGAAGGTTCAGAATCAGATCAGTTCTGGGAGTTGTTAGGAGGCAAAACCGAATATTCGAGCCAAAAGCTCACAAAAGAACCTGAAAGTGACCCTCACTTGTTCTCCTGCACATTCACTAAAG AAATTCTGAAGGTGACAGAGATATATAACTTCACACAGGATGACTTGATGACTGAAGATATATTCATAGTAGACTGCCACTCAGAGATCTTCGTATGGGTTGGCCAAGAAGTAGTCCCCAAGAACAAGTTGCAAGCCTTAACTATTGGAGAG AAATTCATTGAGAAAGATTCTCTCCTGGAGAAGTTATCTCCTGAAGCTCCTATATATGTGATCATGGAAGGTGGTGAGCCAAGTTTCTTCACCCGTTTTTTCACTTCTTGGGATTCTTCAAAGTCTGCT ATGCATGGAAACTCATTCCAGAGAAAGCTCAGAATAGTCAAAAATGTTGGAACTCCAGTTGCAGAG AAACCAAAACGAAGGACTCCAGCTTCATATGGTGGCCGTGCCAGTGTTCCAGACAAGTCACAGCAGCGGTCAAGAAGCATGTCGTTTAGTCCAGACAGGGTTCGCGTGAGGGGAAGATCTCCAGCGTTCAATGCACTCGCAGCAACGTTTGAGAGCCAAAACGCAAGAAACCTCTCAACACCTCCACCTGTAGTTAGAAAACTCTACCCGAGATCTGTTACTCCTGATTCCTCAAAGCTTGCTCCCAAGTCTTCAGCCATTTCTTCTCGTAGTGCCCTTTTTGAACAACAGCTAAAAACACCTCCCCAAGAACCTTCAATACCAAAATCACTCAAAG CGAGCCCAAAGACACCTGAGGCTCCAGCACCAGGATCCAACTCAAATGGAAAGGAGGAGGAGAAGGAGAATGGGAAGGAGGAGGAGAAATCAATGAGCAGCAGGATAGAATATCTGACGATCCAAGAAGATGCTAAGGAAGGAGTGGAAGATGAAGAAGATTTGCCAGCTTACCCATACGAACGTCTCAAGACAACTTCTGCTGATCCTATCTCAGACATTGATGTAACAAGGAGAGAG GCTTACCTTTCATCAGAGGAGTTCAAAGAGAAATTTGGTATGACGAAAGAAGCTTTCTACAAGCTGCCTAAATGGAAACAGAACAAATTCAAGATGGCTGTTCAGCTCTTCTGA
- the LOC106303431 gene encoding uncharacterized protein LOC106303431 has protein sequence MANNSGIDEEMNQSEEPRTPLKRPVLKNDTGFAMVWTPEEQATLDNALLNEPKDASKYSCVSRYARISLEFPNKTTKDIAMRCRWIKELGRVKAEGSNSAPQDAVTDELEENLTLFNKARDNIMILVNKLNENVPDQMKHMPPLPEKLNDDLFKFLVQNQIYHSYHE, from the exons ATGGCGAATAATTCCGGCATAGACGAAGAGATGAATCAATCCGAGGAGCCAAGGACGCCGCTGAAGAGACCAGTCTTGAAAAACGACACTGGATTCGCCATGGTATGGACCCCTGAAGAACAAGCAACTCTAGATAACGCCCTGCTCAACGAACCTAAGGACGCTTCTAAATATTCGTGTGTCTCACGTTACGCGAGAATCTCGTTAGAGTTTCCAAATAAGACCACCAAAGACATCGCTATGCGTTGCAGATGGATCAAAGAATTGGGAAGAGTCAAAGCTGAGGGTTCAAACTCAGCTCCTCAAGATGCGGTCACCGATGAG CTCGAAGAAAACCTTACGCTCTTCAACAAAGCTCGCGACAATATCATGATACTTGTCAACAAGCTCAACGAGAATGTGCCGGACCAGATGAAGCATATGCCACCATTGCCCGAGAAATTGAACGATGATTTATTTAAATTCTTGGTTCAAAATCAAATCTACCATAGCTACCATGAATAA